A window of the Xenopus laevis strain J_2021 chromosome 9_10L, Xenopus_laevis_v10.1, whole genome shotgun sequence genome harbors these coding sequences:
- the grb7.L gene encoding growth factor receptor-bound protein 7 isoform X2: MDLEALESSHSPAPDNLYEREGCTSRCPSTQQGHPEKVELLTPDLKRSQPLLIQSRKWGRLRDEESRSASLPDIPNPFPELCNSSPILNNTPSGRSPKEGGPHVVKVYSEDGTCRSLEVTAGATARHVCDMLVERVHCLSDESWSLMELHPHLGIERCLEDHESVVEVQAMWPAGGDSNFIFRKNFAKYELFRGSPYSLFPEDMVGGNLEVQKGLTHSELVQNFLNSGSWPEIQGYLHMKESGRKVWKCFFFFLRRSGLYYSTKGTSKDPRHLQYFADVNESNLYCLTQGKKMYTAPTEFGFCLKALKMRSGTKGLKILCTEDEQAKTCWLTAIRLFKYGAQLYKNYQISKRNPHSWAEPTKQRSASDSTLVPMDFSGCTGRVIENPLEALSVALEEAQSWRKKTTHRYSLPTPCQATPPNSAGIHKSQAWYHGRLSRDETQRLIMQQGMVDGVFLVRESTRNAKGFVLSLCHLQKIKHYLILPCEEEGRPYYSMDDGETKFIDLIQLVEFHQINRGILPCTLKHYCTNVAL; the protein is encoded by the exons ATGGATTTGGAGGCCCTCGAGAGCAGTCACAGTCCTGCCCCAGACAATCTGTATGAGAGAGAAGGTTGTACAAGCCGATGCCCTTCTACTCAACAAGGCCACCCTGAGAAAGTAGAACTGCTGACCCCCGATTTGAAGAGGTCACAGCCGTTGCTCATTCAGAGCCGTAAGTGGGG GAGATTACGAGATGAGGAGTCACGATCGGCATCTCTCCCTGACATCCCAAATCCATTTCCAGAGCTCTGCAATTCTTCCCCCATCTTAAATAACACCCCAAGTGGTCGCTCCCCAAAGGAAGGGGGACCTCAC GTAGTAAAGGTGTACAGCGAGGATGGCACATGCCGATCCTTAGAAGTTACAGCCGGGGCCACTGCAAGACACGTGTGTGACATGTTGGTGGAGAGGGTGCACTGTCTGAGCGACGAGAGTTGGTCTCTAATGGAGCTGCATCCCCATTTGGGGATTG AGCGCTGCCTTGAAGACCACGAGTCAGTGGTAGAGGTCCAGGCCATGTGGCCAGCGGGAGGAGACAGCAACTTTATCTTCCGTAAAAATTTTGCCAAGTACGAACTGTTCCGTGGTTCCCCT TATTCTTTGTTTCCCGAAGACATGGTCGGAGGGAACCTGGAAGTCCAGAAAGGCCTCACGCACTCGGAGCTCGTACAG AACTTCCTGAATTCGGGCAGCTGGCCAGAGATCCAGGGCTACTTGCACATGAAGGAAAGTGGACGTAAGGTCTGGAAgtgctttttcttctttctgcggCGGTCAGGTCTTTATTACTCTACAAAAGGAACCTCCAAG GATCCCAGACATTTGCAGTATTTTGCTGATGTGAATGAATCCAACCTTTACTGCCTGACCCAGGGCAAGAAGATGTATACCGCCCCCACTGAGTTTGGCTTCTGTTTAAAG GCTCTAAAGATGCGCAGTGGTACAAAAGGGCTGAAAATCCTGTGCACAGAAGATGAGCAGGCGAAGACCTGCTGGCTCACTGCAATACGTCTATTTAAG TATGGAGCCCAGCTGTATAAGAATTACCAGATATCTAAGCGTAACCCTCATTCGTGGGCTGAGCCAACCAAACAG CGCAGCGCCTCCGATAGCACATTGGTCCCTATGGACTTCTCAGGCTGCACTGGGAGAGTCATAGAGAACCCACTGGAAGCCTTGTCTGTGGCTTTGGAAGAGGCTCAGTCTTGGAGG AAGAAAACCACTCACCGTTACAGTCTGCCCACGCCATGTCAGGCCACCCCACCCAACAGTGCAG GAATCCACAAAAGTCAAGCCTGGTACCATGGGCGCCTATCAAGAGATGAGACTCAGCGGCTAATAATGCAGCAAGGGATGGTGGACGG AGTTTTCCTGGTACGGGAAAGTACGAGAAATGCCAAAGGGTTTGTCTTGTCTTTGTGCCACTTGCAGAAGATCAAACATTACCTAATCTTACCG TGTGAGGAAGAAGGCAGGCCTTACTATTCAATGGACGACGGAGAGACCAAATTCATTGATCTCATCCAACTGGTTGAGTTCCATCAGATCAACAGAGGAATCCTGCCGTGCACTCTTAAACACTACTGTACCAACGTGGCACTGTGA